In one Cercospora beticola chromosome 1, complete sequence genomic region, the following are encoded:
- a CDS encoding uncharacterized protein (MEROPS:MER0014418) — MYCRTDRHEEGVADAANREFDAYLDSISHHVELLSTALRHVSLKIHDNPELQYREYLAHETITAFVAEYPGWNVTRSAFAIPTAFMAVFDSGRSGPAVSFNAEYDALKGIGHACGHNLIAIASIGAALATAEMMKDHALNGRVVLFGTPAEEGGGGKIKLLAAGAFEGIDVSLISHPGISRNNALMRTSAYSSLKVEYFGKEAHAAARPWDGINALDALVIAYTSISALRQQTQPGDIIQAQIVDGGLRPNIIHAYASGRFVVRSETSDRLDALKKRVLACFEGAAAATGAELVITQKGGYANHRPNKALGRSYRKAFNSLGGDILAEEVDWLTAMTRASTDQGDVSHAVPSISPNFWIRSIFGGPHTPDFEKASRTEEAHRLALRVAKALAATAVDVLTQPEFLQEVKREFADAAT; from the exons ATGTACTGCCGAACCGACCGCCACGAAGAGGGCGTCGCCGATGCTGCGAATCGCGAGTTCGATGCGTACCTGGACTCCATCTCGCATCATGTCGAGCTCTTGAGCACAGCTCTTCGCCATGTGTCGCTCAAGATTCACGACAATCCTGAGCTACA ATATCGTGAATACCTCGCACACGAGACTATTACCGCTTTCGTGGCTGAGTACCCAGGCT GGAATGTGACACGTTCAGCATTCGCCATTCCGACTGCTTTCATGGCAGTCTTTGACAGCGGCAGATCCGGTCCGGCTGTGTCATTCAATGCAGAGTACGATGCATTGAAGGGTATTGGACATGCGTGTGGTCACAACCTCATTGCGATCGCTTCCATCGGAGCAGCACTCGCCACAGCGGAAATGATGAAAGATCATGCTCTCAATGGGAGGGTGGTACTCTTCGGGACCCCGGCAGAG GAAGGCGGAGGCGGAAAGATCAAACTATTGGCAGCTGGTGCGTTCGAAGGGATAGATGTCTCCCTCATATCTCATCCCGGCATATCGCGAAATAACGCCCT AATGCGGACATCTGCCTACTCTTCCCTCAAAGTAGAATACTTTGGGAAAGAAGCccatgctgctgcgagaccTT GGGATGGCATTAATGCACTAGATGCACTGGTTATTGCATATACAA GCATATCCGCGCTCAGACAGCAGACACAACCTGGGGACATTATCCAGGCACAGATAGTGGACGGTGGTCTGCG ACCCAATATCATACACGCTTACGCTTCCGGCCGTTTTGTCGTTCGCTCTGAAACCAGCGATCGGCTCGATGCTTTGAAGAAGCGCGTGCTGGCATGTTTTGAaggggcagcagcagcgaccggTGCTGAATTGGTGATTACGCAAAAAGGGGGATATGCGAATCATCGGCCGAACAAAGCTCTTGGGCGTAGCTACCGAAAGGCTTTCAATTCCCTGGGCGGCGATATCTTGGCCGAAGAAGTTGACTGGCTCACTGCTATGACCAGGGCTAGTACGGATCAAGGGGATGTCAGTCATGCTGTTCCATCGATCAGTCCCAACTTTTG GATCCGAAGCATTTTTGGTGGTCCCCACACACCAGACTTCGAAAAGGCTTCTAGGACCGAAGAAGCTCATCGCCTTGCTTTGCGAGTAGCCAAGGCTCTCGCCGCCACTGCAGTCGATGTTCTAACGCAGCCTGAATTCTTGCAAGAGGTCAAGCGAGAATTCGCCGACGCGGCCACATGA